In Zingiber officinale cultivar Zhangliang chromosome 1A, Zo_v1.1, whole genome shotgun sequence, a genomic segment contains:
- the LOC122002909 gene encoding probable calcium-binding protein CML18, giving the protein MGGDDDVGKGTAEDPAKLDDEQLSELREIFRCFDRNDDGSLTQLELGSLLRSISIKPSPDQLDALIQRADINSNGLIEFSEFVALVSPDLVAAKSPYTEAQLRRLFDMFDRDGNGYITAAELAHSMAKLGHALTASELTGMIKEADTDGDGRISFQEFSHAITSAAFDNSWH; this is encoded by the coding sequence ATGGGCGGAGACGACGATGTCGGGAAAGGCACCGCCGAGGACCCGGCGAAGTTGGATGACGAGCAGCTATCGGAGCTCCGCGAGATCTTCCGCTGCTTTGACCGGAACGACGACGGCAGCCTCACCCAGCTCGAGCTCGGTTCCCTCCTCCGATCCATCAGCATCAAGCCCTCCCCCGACCAACTGGATGCCCTAATCCAGAGGGCCGACATCAACTCCAACGGCCTCATCGAGTTCTCCGAGTTCGTCGCTCTCGTCTCGCCGGATCTCGTCGCCGCCAAGTCCCCCTATACGGAGGCGCAGCTACGGCGTCTGTTCGATATGTTCGACCGCGACGGCAACGGGTACATCACTGCCGCCGAGCTCGCCCACTCCATGGCCAAGCTAGGGCACGCCCTCACAGCCAGCGAGCTCACCGGCATGATCAAAGAGGCCGACACGGATGGCGACGGCCGGATAAGCTTCCAGGAGTTCTCCCACGCCATCACCTCGGCCGCCTTCGACAATTCCTGGCACTAA
- the LOC122024319 gene encoding uncharacterized protein LOC122024319 produces the protein MVLWEITLATAYFLGLSRTYRVALKAQRRLISPRHPNLRQFVHRRVRTVFDVAVKVHQNIQKQDLAAGKNLGNWILRYLDKAKPSSQIIARAGKPQTTSSSIPRHAMIPTYRLRTQRSITRITDQVRRGQLFFTPWGFRMRAFPTIAMMMHPMNPVGWHGQYRHVSSVPSNLGAFEHGEIGRFEGVFRKDIAQWMMQ, from the exons ATGGTGCTGTGGGAGATCACGCTGGCGACGGCCTACTTCCTGGGGTTGAGTCGAACTTACCGTGTTGCCCTCAAGGCACAGCGACGCCTCATTAGCCCTCGGCACCCAAACCTTCGTCAATTCGTCCACAG GAGGGTTCGCACTGTGTTTGATGTGGCTGTCAAAGTTCACCAGAACATACAAAAGCAGGACCTCGCAGCAGGGAAGAATTTAGGGAATTGGATTCTACGTTATCTGGACAAAGCTAAACCATCTTCCCAAATTATTGCTCGTGCTGGGAAGCCTCAAACCACCAGCTCGTCCATCCCCCGCCATGCCATGATCCCTACTTATCGTCTTCGAACCCAGAGGAGCATCACGCGCATCACCGATCAGGTCAGGAGAGGTCAATTGTTCTTTACTCCTTGGGGCTTCCGGATGAGAGCGTTCCCGACTATAGCCATGATGATGCATCCAATGAACCCAGTAGGCTGGCATGGCCAATACAGGCATGTTTCTTCCGTGCCATCCAACCTTGGAGCATTCGAACATGGAGAAATAGGAAGGTTCGAAGGTGTATTCCGCAAGGACATTGCACAGTGGATGATGCAGTAG